One Faecalispora anaeroviscerum genomic window carries:
- a CDS encoding DUF1697 domain-containing protein: MQFIALLRGVTPTGKNRIPSMAYLAKILTDAGFHDVRTYIQSGNILFDTDLSREEAAAKIHDVILNQIGADLSVILKMREQLAVAAAENPFGEGYDISRIHLTFTNDSVDAAKVKTIEETDFGYEKFIRGSECFYLYLPQGVARRVLYSGYLEKRLGITTTTRKLSVVTRLCELAE, translated from the coding sequence ATGCAGTTTATTGCTCTTTTACGAGGCGTGACGCCCACGGGAAAAAATCGCATCCCCAGCATGGCGTATCTTGCCAAGATTTTGACTGACGCCGGTTTTCACGATGTGCGGACGTACATTCAAAGCGGGAACATTTTATTCGATACAGATCTTTCCCGCGAGGAAGCGGCGGCAAAAATTCACGACGTAATTTTGAACCAGATTGGCGCGGACTTATCCGTCATCCTCAAAATGCGGGAGCAGCTCGCTGTCGCCGCGGCGGAGAATCCCTTTGGCGAAGGCTACGACATTTCCCGCATTCACCTGACCTTCACGAATGATTCGGTGGATGCCGCGAAGGTCAAAACCATCGAGGAAACCGACTTTGGCTACGAGAAGTTTATTCGCGGCAGCGAGTGCTTTTATCTCTACCTGCCCCAAGGGGTGGCGCGCCGGGTACTTTACAGCGGGTATCTCGAAAAGCGCCTCGGCATCACGACCACTACCCGAAAGCTGAGTGTGGTGACGCGCCTGTGCGAGCTGGCGGAATAA
- a CDS encoding serine hydrolase domain-containing protein, with the protein MNQEKSTELEQTICRDYSNIAGIIVQKNGETVYEGYFNGYTAERALHVFSVTKSIVNALIGIAIDQGYLNSVDQKVLDFFSNYTVKRGEKTAQCVTIRDILTMTAPYKYKSAPYTKYFTSESWVKAALDLLGGKGEIGQFRYTPLIGPDILTGILTKATGRSVLDFARENLFAPLGIHVDRNVVFQSKEEQLAIMTKENDISGWAADPQGINTAGWGLFLTPTEMAKIGQLYLNRGAWNSKQLVSAEWIDESTKEHSRWDELGLKYGYLWWVIDEEEHSYAAMGDGGNVIYVNPAKNLVIAIASRFVPRPRDRIDFIKEVLEPMFENQE; encoded by the coding sequence ATGAACCAAGAAAAAAGTACAGAGCTGGAACAAACGATTTGCCGCGACTACAGCAATATCGCGGGGATCATTGTGCAGAAAAACGGCGAAACAGTATATGAGGGATACTTCAATGGATACACTGCCGAGCGCGCTCTTCATGTGTTTTCGGTGACGAAGAGCATAGTCAATGCGCTGATTGGCATTGCCATCGATCAGGGGTATCTCAACAGCGTTGACCAGAAGGTGTTGGACTTTTTTTCGAATTACACGGTGAAACGCGGAGAAAAAACTGCGCAGTGCGTCACAATCAGGGACATTCTGACTATGACTGCACCGTATAAATATAAGTCGGCACCATACACGAAGTATTTCACAAGCGAAAGCTGGGTAAAAGCCGCGCTGGATTTGCTGGGCGGAAAAGGTGAGATCGGTCAGTTCCGCTATACGCCCCTCATTGGGCCGGACATTCTGACGGGAATTCTTACCAAGGCGACCGGTCGCTCCGTGCTCGATTTTGCCCGTGAAAACCTGTTTGCGCCGCTGGGCATCCACGTTGACCGCAACGTGGTGTTCCAGAGCAAGGAAGAGCAGCTTGCTATTATGACGAAAGAGAATGACATCAGCGGCTGGGCCGCGGACCCGCAGGGGATTAACACGGCAGGCTGGGGCCTTTTCCTCACGCCCACGGAGATGGCAAAGATCGGTCAGCTGTACTTAAACCGCGGAGCATGGAACAGCAAACAGCTCGTATCTGCCGAATGGATCGACGAAAGCACAAAGGAACACAGCCGCTGGGACGAGCTTGGGCTAAAGTATGGCTACCTGTGGTGGGTCATCGACGAAGAAGAGCACAGCTATGCGGCCATGGGCGACGGCGGAAACGTGATCTATGTGAATCCGGCGAAGAATTTGGTCATTGCCATCGCGTCCCGGTTCGTGCCGCGCCCCAGGGACAGAATCGATTTTATCAAAGAGGTTCTGGAACCGATGTTTGAAAATCAGGAGTGA
- a CDS encoding methylated-DNA--[protein]-cysteine S-methyltransferase, whose translation MFYSTQYSSPVGNLTLASDSERLVGLWIQNQKYFGGTVAKNMTENSNLPIFTATKNWLDKYFSGQKPAIANLPLAPNGSAFRKAVWDILCEIPYGEVTTYGEIAKKMAVWRNQEHMSAQAVGGAVGHNPISIIIPCHRVVGSNGSLTGYAGGVDQKIRLLEHEGADLSKLFIPAKGTAL comes from the coding sequence ATGTTTTATTCAACACAGTATTCATCACCCGTAGGAAACCTTACTCTGGCAAGCGACAGTGAGCGCCTTGTCGGCCTATGGATACAGAATCAAAAATACTTTGGCGGCACTGTGGCAAAAAATATGACTGAAAACTCCAACTTGCCAATCTTCACCGCCACAAAAAACTGGCTGGACAAGTATTTTTCGGGTCAAAAACCTGCGATTGCCAATCTTCCTCTGGCGCCGAACGGGAGTGCATTTCGCAAAGCTGTGTGGGACATTCTTTGTGAGATTCCCTATGGTGAAGTCACTACGTATGGTGAGATCGCAAAAAAAATGGCGGTCTGGAGGAATCAGGAGCACATGTCCGCGCAGGCGGTCGGCGGAGCTGTGGGGCATAATCCCATCTCCATTATTATTCCCTGTCATAGGGTCGTGGGGTCAAACGGCAGCTTGACAGGCTACGCCGGCGGCGTTGATCAAAAAATTCGCCTGCTGGAGCACGAGGGCGCAGACCTGTCAAAGTTATTTATCCCGGCAAAAGGAACTGCGCTCTGA
- a CDS encoding 2-dehydropantoate 2-reductase: protein MKYLIVGTGGTGGAIGGFLAASGKDVSFIARGSHLEAIRQNGLVVDSELRGRLCIENAQAFDMESYHDSPDVIFVCVKGYSIEEVCPFLRQIARPDTMIIPILNVYGTGGKMAVRMPGLTVADGCVYIVSYISAPGEITQKGPLFRIVYGNRDSSCPDIFLEIERDLRESGIDVIVSNHIIRDAFQKFSCVSPMAAAGVFFQNTMGEIRENPRKRQVFASLVDEIGQLAQAMGIPFSTDVVQENLEILDRSAPDSTTSMQRDLQKGGPSEINELLFEVVRMGKRYQVELPTYEMIARSMGYSLAFDPMWLGGLQLRNHLVRSATRDGVENEDGTVSERQLQIMRTLASHEVGLIITGHFYVHPRGQASPSQNGVYDGRFLPGMRRMADVVHMEEGCIVAQLNHAGGNADVEEPVAPSERVYSKGRLARALTREEMDEICECFAEGASRAYQAGFDGVQIHMAHDYLLSEFLTPMMNTRTDEYGGSAENRFRFCAEIIEAVRRTTSDTFPIFVKNNSNVQANDRQYEEDLLYYLQQMEALGVAAAELSGCDFTRKSANERTYYLERAARMQQQLEMPLILVGGVCSLQDIAKVMDAGIPLVSLSRPLICQGDLIPRLLSGEKSRCTHCNQCFALPRTRGIRCVFHTKEG, encoded by the coding sequence ATGAAGTACTTGATTGTAGGAACAGGAGGAACGGGCGGTGCCATCGGCGGCTTTCTGGCGGCGAGCGGCAAGGACGTTTCCTTTATCGCAAGGGGCAGCCATCTGGAGGCGATCCGCCAGAATGGGCTGGTTGTCGATTCTGAGCTGCGGGGACGATTGTGCATTGAGAATGCGCAGGCCTTCGATATGGAAAGCTACCACGACAGCCCCGATGTGATTTTTGTATGTGTAAAGGGGTATTCGATCGAGGAGGTATGTCCGTTCCTCCGCCAGATTGCGCGGCCGGATACCATGATCATACCGATTCTGAACGTGTATGGAACCGGCGGAAAAATGGCGGTTCGCATGCCGGGTCTTACGGTGGCAGACGGCTGTGTTTATATTGTGTCGTATATTTCCGCCCCGGGTGAAATTACACAGAAGGGCCCGCTGTTCCGCATTGTGTATGGCAACCGCGATTCAAGCTGCCCCGATATTTTCTTAGAGATTGAACGTGACCTGCGCGAGAGCGGGATTGACGTGATTGTATCGAATCATATTATCCGCGACGCGTTTCAGAAATTTTCCTGTGTTTCTCCGATGGCGGCCGCAGGCGTATTCTTCCAGAATACAATGGGAGAAATCCGCGAAAACCCCAGAAAACGACAGGTGTTTGCCAGTCTGGTAGACGAGATCGGCCAGCTCGCCCAAGCAATGGGAATTCCCTTTTCCACCGATGTGGTTCAGGAAAATCTCGAGATTCTCGATCGTTCCGCGCCGGACAGCACGACCTCGATGCAGAGAGATCTGCAAAAGGGTGGCCCGTCCGAAATCAACGAGCTGCTGTTCGAGGTGGTTCGCATGGGAAAGCGCTACCAGGTAGAGCTGCCCACCTATGAAATGATTGCGAGGAGCATGGGTTATTCCTTGGCATTCGACCCGATGTGGCTGGGCGGCCTGCAATTGAGGAACCATCTGGTGCGTTCCGCCACGCGCGACGGCGTGGAGAATGAGGACGGAACCGTGAGCGAACGTCAGCTGCAAATCATGCGCACGCTCGCGTCTCATGAGGTGGGGCTGATCATTACCGGGCATTTTTATGTACATCCGCGGGGACAAGCTTCCCCCTCACAAAATGGCGTGTACGACGGGCGCTTTTTGCCCGGTATGCGTCGCATGGCAGATGTGGTTCACATGGAAGAGGGCTGTATTGTTGCCCAGCTGAACCATGCGGGTGGCAACGCGGATGTAGAGGAGCCTGTGGCTCCGTCGGAACGGGTGTATTCCAAGGGTCGTCTGGCGCGTGCGCTGACGAGGGAAGAAATGGATGAAATCTGCGAGTGCTTTGCCGAGGGAGCGTCCCGCGCCTACCAGGCCGGGTTTGATGGCGTGCAGATTCACATGGCGCACGATTACCTGCTCAGTGAGTTTTTAACGCCGATGATGAATACCAGAACGGATGAATACGGCGGCTCTGCTGAAAACCGCTTTCGCTTTTGCGCGGAGATTATAGAGGCGGTGCGGCGTACCACCTCCGATACGTTCCCAATTTTTGTGAAGAATAACAGCAATGTTCAGGCAAACGACCGCCAGTATGAAGAAGACCTGCTGTACTACCTGCAGCAGATGGAAGCGCTCGGCGTTGCTGCCGCAGAGCTCTCCGGCTGTGACTTTACGCGGAAAAGTGCGAATGAGCGGACATACTATCTGGAGCGGGCGGCGCGGATGCAGCAGCAGCTCGAGATGCCTCTGATTCTGGTTGGCGGGGTGTGTTCCTTGCAGGACATCGCCAAGGTGATGGATGCCGGCATCCCGCTGGTTTCGCTCAGCCGGCCGCTGATCTGCCAGGGTGACCTGATTCCCCGCCTGTTGTCCGGAGAAAAGTCACGGTGTACCCATTGCAACCAGTGCTTTGCTCTGCCGCGTACCAGAGGAATCCGCTGCGTGTTCCACACGAAGGAAGGCTGA
- a CDS encoding MBL fold metallo-hydrolase gives MIMKSKNEWFTIDRLDENSYIISEYRHWEETHCYLLCGTERSLLIDTGLGICNISEEVKKLTDKPVTAIATHIHWDHIGGHKYYPDFYAHEAELNWLRGGFPLSMDTIREMVADRCDFPEGYDVSTYEFFQGTPTRVLKGGEVIDLGGRSIEVLHTPGHSPGHLCFWEAARGYLFTGDLVYKDTLFAYYPSTDPQAYLTSLEKVAALPVKRVLPAHHTLDIQPEILIRMRDAFRKLKADGKLHHGSGTFDYGDWAVWL, from the coding sequence ATGATTATGAAATCCAAAAACGAGTGGTTTACCATCGACCGGCTCGATGAAAATTCTTACATCATCAGTGAATACCGTCACTGGGAAGAAACGCACTGTTATCTGCTCTGCGGCACAGAGCGCAGCCTGCTGATTGACACGGGGCTCGGCATTTGCAACATCTCGGAGGAAGTAAAAAAGCTGACGGACAAGCCCGTCACGGCCATCGCAACACATATCCACTGGGATCATATCGGCGGGCATAAATACTACCCGGACTTTTACGCCCATGAAGCGGAACTGAACTGGCTTCGCGGCGGCTTTCCGCTCTCCATGGATACCATCCGGGAAATGGTGGCCGACCGCTGCGATTTTCCCGAGGGCTACGATGTGAGCACCTATGAATTCTTTCAGGGAACGCCCACGCGGGTTTTGAAGGGCGGCGAAGTGATTGACCTTGGCGGACGCAGCATTGAGGTGCTGCACACTCCCGGCCACTCGCCGGGGCATCTGTGCTTTTGGGAAGCCGCACGCGGGTATCTCTTTACCGGTGACCTGGTTTACAAGGACACGCTGTTTGCCTATTATCCCTCCACCGACCCGCAGGCATATCTTACTTCTCTTGAAAAGGTGGCGGCACTGCCGGTAAAGCGCGTGCTTCCCGCGCATCACACGCTGGACATTCAGCCGGAAATTCTGATCCGGATGCGGGATGCGTTCCGAAAGCTCAAGGCCGACGGCAAGCTTCACCATGGCAGCGGAACCTTTGATTACGGCGACTGGGCAGTGTGGCTGTAA
- a CDS encoding peptide chain release factor 3: MSDYRSLIQKRRTFAIISHPDAGKTTLTEKFLLYGGAIALAGSVKGKKNSRHAVSDWMEIEKQRGISVTSSVLQFQYEGYCINILDTPGHQDFSEDTYRTLMAADSAVMVIDASKGVEAQTRKLFKVCLLRDIPIFTFINKMDREARNSFDLLEEIEQELGIKTYPMNWPIGCGKDFKGVYDRNSNQIISFRGDSGKHEAEATVSGLDDPGLKDLIGPYLHAQLCDDIELLDGAGYEFDMNAVRHGRLSPVFFGSALTNFGVEPFLEEFLRMTSAPLPRKTTDGEVDPFDPDFSAFVFKIQANMNKAHRDRIAFMRICSGKFEKNMEVLHQQEGKKIKLSQPQQIMAQEREIIEEAYAGDIIGVFDPGIFSIGDTLCAPGKKILFEGIPTFAPEHFARVRQMDTMKRKQFVKGMSQIAQEGAIQIFQELAGGMEEVIVGVVGVLQFDVLEYRLKHEYNVDIRLETLPYQYIRWIANSNDSLDPKTLTVTSDTKKIQDLKGHHLLLFTSEWNIRWALERNEGLELTDFSRE, translated from the coding sequence TTGAGTGACTATCGATCTTTGATTCAAAAGCGGAGAACCTTTGCGATTATCTCGCATCCCGATGCCGGCAAAACAACGCTGACTGAAAAATTTTTGCTGTACGGCGGTGCGATTGCGCTCGCCGGTTCGGTGAAGGGAAAAAAGAACTCCCGGCATGCGGTTTCCGACTGGATGGAAATCGAAAAGCAGAGAGGAATTTCTGTTACCTCCTCCGTTCTGCAGTTTCAATATGAGGGCTACTGCATCAATATTCTCGACACCCCCGGGCATCAGGACTTCTCGGAGGATACGTACCGCACGCTGATGGCGGCGGACTCTGCCGTGATGGTGATCGACGCTTCAAAGGGTGTGGAGGCGCAGACGAGAAAGCTGTTCAAGGTCTGCCTGCTGCGCGACATCCCGATCTTTACGTTTATTAACAAGATGGACCGCGAAGCGCGCAACTCCTTTGACCTGCTGGAGGAAATCGAGCAGGAGCTGGGTATCAAAACATACCCCATGAACTGGCCGATTGGCTGTGGTAAAGACTTTAAGGGCGTGTACGACAGAAACAGCAACCAGATTATTTCGTTTCGCGGCGACAGCGGCAAGCACGAGGCTGAGGCCACTGTTTCGGGCCTTGATGACCCCGGCCTGAAGGATTTAATCGGGCCGTACCTGCACGCGCAGCTGTGCGACGACATTGAGCTGCTGGACGGCGCGGGCTACGAATTTGACATGAACGCCGTGCGCCATGGCCGGCTCTCGCCCGTGTTCTTCGGTTCCGCTCTGACAAACTTCGGCGTGGAGCCGTTCCTCGAGGAATTTCTGCGCATGACGAGCGCGCCGCTGCCGCGCAAAACCACCGACGGCGAGGTAGACCCCTTCGACCCGGATTTTTCTGCCTTTGTGTTTAAAATTCAGGCCAACATGAACAAGGCCCACCGTGACAGAATTGCGTTCATGCGAATCTGCTCTGGCAAATTTGAAAAAAACATGGAAGTCCTGCACCAGCAGGAGGGGAAAAAGATCAAGCTGTCGCAGCCCCAGCAGATCATGGCGCAGGAACGCGAAATCATTGAGGAAGCCTACGCCGGCGACATCATCGGCGTGTTCGATCCGGGCATCTTCTCCATCGGCGATACACTGTGCGCGCCCGGCAAAAAAATCCTGTTTGAGGGAATCCCCACCTTTGCGCCGGAGCATTTTGCCCGCGTGCGCCAAATGGACACTATGAAGCGCAAGCAATTCGTCAAGGGCATGTCGCAGATTGCACAGGAAGGCGCCATTCAAATCTTCCAGGAGCTTGCCGGCGGCATGGAGGAAGTGATTGTGGGCGTAGTCGGTGTTCTGCAGTTTGACGTGCTGGAATACCGTTTAAAGCACGAATACAATGTAGATATTCGTTTAGAGACCTTGCCGTACCAATATATCCGCTGGATTGCGAACAGCAATGACAGCCTCGACCCCAAAACGCTGACGGTTACCTCCGACACGAAAAAGATACAGGATCTCAAGGGCCATCATCTGCTGCTGTTCACTAGCGAATGGAACATCCGCTGGGCACTGGAGCGCAACGAGGGGCTGGAGCTGACAGATTTCAGCCGCGAATAA
- a CDS encoding methyl-accepting chemotaxis protein, translated as MMKSIRFRIASILLAIIVLLSVSFGAVSTLVIKSGADEVFWIIILTVVYCLVGAVVSFWIGGKIAKPISICSDRLYALSEGDLNSPVPQIHTKDETGRLADATEGIVTNLRAIISDLGSLLEALSHSNFNVKSEAKDAYRGDFQPLSQNFEKIVLSLNDTLSQINQSANMVSNESEQVSYGAQSLAQGASEQTASIEELAAAIHHLSDKVKENALNAVQAGEWATQTMDEVGQCNDKMQSMVQAMKRIEQTSSQISNIVKAIEDIAFQTNILALNAAVEASRAGEAGKGFAVVADEVRSLASKSAESAKSTSALITDSLNAVSEGSRMVGDALGALQAVTKSMAETQREHREIAEVTEEQSTAVDHLTSVMDQISAVVQTNSATAEESAAASEELSSQAQMMKSLVSQFQLRSASSAPIKNTKA; from the coding sequence ATGATGAAAAGCATCCGTTTCAGAATCGCCTCAATTTTATTGGCAATTATCGTTTTGTTAAGTGTTTCCTTTGGTGCTGTCAGTACTTTGGTAATCAAATCCGGAGCTGACGAGGTTTTTTGGATTATTATTTTAACTGTGGTGTATTGTCTTGTAGGTGCTGTGGTTTCCTTTTGGATTGGGGGTAAAATTGCAAAACCGATTTCTATCTGTTCTGATCGTTTATATGCGCTTTCGGAGGGCGATTTGAATTCTCCTGTGCCGCAGATTCACACAAAGGATGAAACGGGCCGTTTGGCAGACGCGACGGAAGGGATCGTCACGAATCTGCGCGCCATCATCTCGGATCTCGGTTCGCTGCTGGAAGCCCTTTCCCACTCGAATTTCAATGTGAAATCCGAGGCGAAGGATGCGTACCGCGGAGATTTTCAGCCGCTGTCCCAGAATTTTGAGAAAATCGTGCTGTCTCTGAATGATACCTTAAGCCAGATCAATCAGTCTGCCAATATGGTGTCCAATGAATCCGAGCAGGTGTCTTACGGTGCGCAAAGTCTGGCGCAGGGTGCTTCGGAGCAGACAGCCTCTATTGAAGAGCTGGCCGCGGCGATTCACCATTTGTCCGATAAGGTTAAGGAAAACGCCCTGAACGCAGTTCAGGCAGGCGAGTGGGCCACCCAAACAATGGATGAGGTTGGTCAGTGCAACGACAAAATGCAGAGCATGGTGCAGGCCATGAAGCGCATTGAGCAGACTTCCTCTCAGATTAGCAACATTGTAAAGGCGATTGAAGATATCGCGTTCCAGACCAATATTTTGGCGCTGAACGCCGCTGTTGAGGCGTCCCGTGCGGGAGAGGCCGGTAAGGGCTTCGCCGTTGTTGCGGACGAGGTTCGCAGCCTCGCTTCGAAGAGTGCGGAATCCGCGAAGAGCACTTCCGCTTTGATTACGGATTCCCTGAACGCGGTTTCAGAAGGCTCCAGAATGGTAGGGGATGCGCTCGGCGCTTTGCAGGCCGTGACAAAGAGTATGGCAGAAACGCAGAGAGAGCATCGCGAAATTGCGGAGGTTACCGAAGAGCAGTCCACGGCGGTGGATCACCTGACCTCTGTTATGGATCAGATTTCGGCGGTGGTGCAGACAAACTCCGCTACGGCGGAGGAAAGCGCGGCGGCCAGCGAAGAGCTTTCCAGCCAGGCCCAGATGATGAAATCTTTGGTGTCGCAGTTCCAGCTCCGCTCTGCCTCTTCCGCGCCGATCAAGAATACAAAAGCGTAA
- a CDS encoding MATE family efflux transporter: protein MNRRLEIMERAPVSKALAYLGLPTIVGLSVTGFYQLAVSFFVAQMGTQAMGAISIVYPLILIMPGIGLLFGNGGAAYMAELLGAGEKEKAETVLASTAFYCILLSVLTQLLLPIMPVLLVSMGASAGVLPLAVQYGQILVISFLFHIPSVCMNNLVRAEGNASLSMISQMTGAVLNVALTPLFLFGFGWGIRGAAASAAVAQFVAFCILAQYYLRGKSYLKLDFRKVRFQWWILEPVLKIGVPLLCISLFQSISMAAANIAAAPYGDSVVAGLGIANRVIGMTTLGVTGFSRGYQTFISYCYGAGRPDRIRQATKTAYLWGMLGGLAIAAVQIGFSGEIVSAFSNDAEVISVGVQALIAGSLLFFTYGFQSMATVYLLCIRYSKAGFVFSIFRQGLAFLPLLLLFDRLFAVTGILYTQAVADVVTTLLLLLFLAVTKRSRTAALAEAAGKAA from the coding sequence ATGAACCGAAGACTTGAAATCATGGAGCGCGCGCCGGTCAGCAAAGCGCTGGCTTATTTGGGGCTGCCGACCATCGTCGGGCTTTCTGTCACTGGCTTTTACCAGTTGGCTGTCAGCTTTTTTGTGGCGCAGATGGGTACGCAGGCGATGGGAGCGATCTCTATCGTCTATCCGCTGATTCTGATCATGCCGGGGATTGGGCTTTTGTTCGGTAATGGCGGAGCAGCCTATATGGCCGAGCTGTTGGGCGCCGGGGAGAAAGAAAAAGCGGAAACAGTGCTGGCCTCTACCGCATTTTACTGCATCCTTCTCAGTGTGCTGACACAGCTGCTGCTGCCAATCATGCCTGTGCTGCTCGTTTCCATGGGTGCTTCCGCCGGCGTGCTGCCGCTTGCGGTGCAGTATGGTCAAATTCTCGTCATTTCGTTTTTGTTTCACATTCCTTCCGTCTGCATGAATAATCTGGTTCGGGCCGAGGGTAACGCGTCGCTGAGTATGATCTCTCAAATGACCGGTGCGGTGCTAAACGTGGCGCTCACGCCGCTGTTCCTATTTGGCTTTGGCTGGGGAATCCGCGGAGCCGCGGCCTCGGCGGCGGTGGCGCAGTTTGTGGCCTTCTGCATTCTGGCGCAGTATTACCTGCGCGGCAAAAGTTATTTAAAGCTCGATTTTCGCAAGGTGCGCTTTCAGTGGTGGATTCTGGAGCCGGTGCTGAAAATCGGAGTTCCGCTGCTGTGCATTAGCCTATTCCAGAGCATCTCAATGGCGGCTGCAAATATTGCCGCCGCGCCGTACGGCGACTCGGTGGTGGCGGGGCTCGGGATTGCCAACCGGGTGATCGGGATGACGACACTGGGGGTAACTGGATTTTCGAGAGGCTACCAGACCTTTATTTCTTATTGCTACGGCGCGGGCCGGCCCGACCGCATTCGGCAGGCGACCAAAACGGCGTATTTGTGGGGGATGCTGGGCGGTCTTGCGATTGCCGCTGTGCAGATCGGCTTTTCGGGCGAGATCGTATCCGCTTTTTCGAACGATGCTGAGGTCATCTCTGTGGGCGTTCAGGCATTGATCGCGGGCAGTCTGCTGTTTTTCACTTATGGCTTTCAGTCGATGGCGACCGTGTACCTGCTTTGCATCCGGTACAGCAAGGCTGGCTTTGTATTCAGCATTTTCCGGCAGGGGCTGGCTTTTCTGCCGCTGTTGCTTCTGTTTGACCGCCTGTTTGCGGTCACGGGAATCTTGTACACGCAGGCCGTGGCGGATGTTGTTACCACGCTGCTGCTTCTGCTGTTTTTGGCGGTTACCAAACGCAGCCGTACCGCCGCCTTGGCGGAGGCTGCCGGAAAAGCCGCATAA
- a CDS encoding GIY-YIG nuclease family protein yields MKETLKREMKNQYKNSKQIGGVYRIRCDQSGEAWVHTSADLQGAKNRFAFQCSTNLCPESAMSPAWEQYRAAGFVFEVLEEIEKKETQTPREFSEDVSALLELWKEKPSEGREPIGTE; encoded by the coding sequence ATGAAAGAAACATTAAAAAGAGAAATGAAGAACCAATATAAAAACAGTAAGCAGATTGGCGGGGTCTACCGAATCCGCTGTGATCAATCGGGCGAAGCTTGGGTTCACACCAGCGCAGATTTACAGGGAGCGAAAAATCGCTTTGCGTTTCAGTGCTCCACCAATTTATGCCCCGAATCGGCCATGTCGCCAGCGTGGGAGCAGTACAGGGCTGCCGGCTTTGTTTTTGAGGTGCTGGAAGAAATCGAAAAGAAAGAAACGCAGACACCGCGCGAGTTTTCGGAGGATGTCTCTGCGCTGCTCGAGCTTTGGAAGGAAAAGCCGAGCGAGGGGAGGGAACCGATTGGAACAGAATAA
- a CDS encoding nitroreductase family protein: MEFNEWKDLLKSSRSTRGYDESRKISREELVQLVDCARYAPSTMNMQPLRYRLVCEPDEVAKVQALTKWAGALKGIHLPHEGHCPPAFLVICHDTQIAAAGPGFVRDVGIVSQTIALSARVMGLGGCILGAFSADAVKEALGLDAHLLPMLIVAIGKPDETIVLTEAEKGESVAYYRDENDVHYVPKRRLEDVLI; encoded by the coding sequence ATGGAGTTCAACGAATGGAAAGACCTGCTGAAGAGCAGCCGCAGCACACGCGGGTATGACGAAAGCCGCAAAATCAGCCGCGAGGAGCTGGTGCAGCTCGTGGACTGCGCACGCTATGCGCCGTCTACCATGAATATGCAGCCCCTGCGCTACCGCCTGGTGTGTGAGCCGGACGAGGTGGCAAAGGTGCAGGCGCTCACCAAATGGGCCGGCGCGCTCAAAGGGATTCATCTGCCGCACGAGGGGCACTGCCCTCCGGCGTTCCTTGTGATCTGCCACGATACGCAGATTGCCGCGGCCGGCCCGGGCTTTGTGCGCGACGTGGGAATTGTCAGCCAGACGATCGCGCTTTCCGCTCGGGTGATGGGGCTTGGCGGCTGCATACTGGGTGCGTTTTCCGCCGACGCGGTGAAAGAAGCGCTGGGACTGGACGCCCACCTACTCCCAATGCTGATCGTCGCCATTGGCAAGCCGGATGAAACCATTGTGCTCACGGAAGCAGAGAAGGGCGAGAGCGTCGCCTATTATCGTGACGAAAACGATGTTCATTATGTTCCGAAGCGCAGGCTGGAGGACGTTCTGATCTGA